In Candidatus Desulforudis audaxviator MP104C, a genomic segment contains:
- the rplN gene encoding 50S ribosomal protein L14 yields the protein MIQVQTVLNVADNTGAKKLMCIRILGSSFRRYASIGDIIVCSCKEAAPGGVVKKGDVVKAVVVRTKKEIGRPDGSYIKFDENAAVVIKDDKSPRGTRIFGPVARELREKDFMKIVSLAPEVL from the coding sequence TTGATTCAGGTACAAACGGTGCTCAACGTAGCCGACAATACCGGGGCCAAGAAACTGATGTGCATCCGGATTTTGGGCAGTTCCTTTCGGCGCTACGCCTCCATCGGCGACATCATTGTCTGCTCCTGCAAGGAGGCGGCCCCCGGCGGAGTGGTCAAGAAAGGCGATGTGGTCAAGGCCGTGGTGGTCAGGACCAAGAAGGAAATCGGGCGCCCGGACGGTTCCTACATCAAGTTCGACGAAAACGCCGCGGTGGTGATCAAGGACGACAAGAGCCCGCGGGGTACCCGCATCTTCGGTCCGGTGGCGCGGGAACTGAGGGAAAAGGACTTTATGAAAATTGTCTCCCTTGCTCCCGAGGTACTGTAG
- the rpsQ gene encoding 30S ribosomal protein S17 gives MERKSRKVRTGRVVSDKMDKTVVVAVDTLVKHPLYGRTVRRTRKFMAHDEDNQCRIGDKVKIAETRPLSRHKRWRVAEVLERSQI, from the coding sequence GTGGAACGCAAAAGCCGCAAAGTGCGGACCGGTAGGGTTGTGAGCGACAAAATGGACAAGACGGTTGTGGTAGCCGTGGACACCCTGGTCAAACACCCGCTTTACGGGCGCACGGTTCGCCGTACCCGGAAGTTCATGGCCCACGATGAAGATAACCAGTGCCGAATCGGCGATAAGGTAAAAATTGCGGAGACGCGCCCTCTGTCCCGGCACAAGCGTTGGCGGGTGGCCGAGGTGCTGGAGCGGTCGCAGATCTAG
- the secY gene encoding preprotein translocase subunit SecY, which produces MQFLSTLQAAVKVTELRNKLLFTLAMLLIFRIGAHVPTPGVRPEAMAELIASGVLFGFFDVISGGAFKNFSVFAMGIIPYINASIIMQLLTVVIPKLERLAKEGEEGRKKIQQYIRYGTAVLAFLQAIGMSVAIKGALISPTVVNYLFVALILTAGTVFLMWLGEQITEKGIGNGISLLIFAGIVSRVPEGVTRVVEYLQVGTINILSVLALLIIGTLVIAAVVAMHEGQRRIPVQYAKRVIGRRVYGGQTTHLPLKVNQAGVIPVIFASSMLIFPEQMLQWFSGNAVAAWFLNFFHWGSFFHTTLYALLIIGFTYFYTAIIMNPVDMADNIKKHGGFIPGIRPGRPTAEYISKVMSRITLAGAIFLALIAILPNFVLLATQIPNVYFGGTALLIVVGVALETMKQVEAHLLMRSYQGFIKQSG; this is translated from the coding sequence TTGCAGTTCTTGAGCACCTTGCAGGCCGCCGTAAAGGTTACGGAACTCAGGAACAAGCTCTTGTTTACCCTGGCGATGCTCCTGATTTTCCGGATCGGGGCCCACGTCCCGACGCCGGGGGTGCGTCCCGAGGCCATGGCTGAGCTGATCGCCAGCGGTGTGCTGTTCGGCTTCTTTGACGTCATTTCCGGGGGCGCGTTCAAGAATTTTTCGGTGTTCGCGATGGGGATCATCCCGTACATCAACGCTTCGATCATAATGCAGCTCCTGACCGTGGTCATTCCGAAACTGGAGCGGCTGGCGAAAGAGGGTGAAGAGGGACGGAAAAAGATCCAGCAGTACATCCGCTACGGCACGGCGGTCCTGGCCTTCCTGCAGGCCATCGGTATGTCGGTGGCCATCAAGGGCGCCCTGATTTCGCCGACCGTGGTGAACTACCTGTTCGTAGCCCTCATCCTCACGGCGGGAACCGTGTTCCTGATGTGGCTGGGTGAGCAGATCACCGAAAAGGGGATCGGCAACGGAATCTCGCTGTTGATCTTCGCCGGCATCGTATCCCGGGTTCCGGAGGGGGTGACCCGGGTGGTCGAGTATTTGCAGGTCGGCACGATCAACATTCTGAGTGTGCTCGCCCTGTTGATCATCGGGACACTGGTGATCGCCGCGGTGGTCGCCATGCACGAGGGGCAGCGCCGTATTCCGGTGCAGTACGCGAAGCGCGTCATCGGACGCCGGGTCTACGGGGGGCAGACCACGCACCTGCCGCTGAAAGTCAATCAGGCGGGCGTGATCCCGGTGATTTTCGCCTCCTCGATGTTGATCTTCCCGGAGCAGATGCTGCAGTGGTTCTCCGGGAACGCGGTGGCGGCGTGGTTCCTGAACTTCTTCCACTGGGGGTCGTTCTTCCATACCACCCTGTACGCCCTGCTGATTATCGGCTTTACATATTTTTACACGGCGATTATCATGAATCCGGTGGATATGGCCGACAACATCAAAAAGCACGGCGGCTTCATCCCGGGAATCCGCCCGGGCCGCCCGACCGCCGAGTATATTTCCAAGGTGATGTCCAGAATCACCCTGGCGGGGGCCATATTCCTGGCGCTTATCGCGATTTTGCCGAACTTCGTGCTCTTGGCAACCCAGATCCCGAACGTGTACTTCGGGGGCACCGCCCTTTTGATCGTGGTCGGCGTGGCCTTGGAGACCATGAAACAGGTGGAGGCGCACCTGTTGATGCGCAGCTACCAGGGGTTCATCAAGCAGTCCGGGTGA
- the rpsS gene encoding 30S ribosomal protein S19 — MGRSLKKGPYCSPKLLARIEEMNEKDQKRVVKTWSRRSTIFPQMIGHTIAVYDGRKHVPVYVTEEMVGHKLGEFAPTRTYRGHGHHTERSTALK; from the coding sequence GTGGGTCGGTCACTAAAGAAAGGGCCGTACTGCAGTCCGAAACTCCTGGCCCGGATCGAGGAAATGAACGAGAAGGACCAGAAGCGGGTTGTGAAGACCTGGTCCCGCCGGTCGACCATTTTCCCCCAGATGATTGGCCACACCATCGCTGTGTATGACGGGCGAAAGCACGTGCCGGTGTACGTCACCGAGGAAATGGTTGGGCATAAACTCGGCGAGTTTGCGCCCACGCGGACCTACCGGGGACATGGGCATCACACCGAAAGATCCACGGCGTTGAAGTAA
- the rpsC gene encoding 30S ribosomal protein S3: protein MGQKVDPRGLRLGIVRDWDAKWYAGKKDFSNLLLEDVKIRDYIKSKLLAAGISRIHIERTANRVRIAIHTAKPGVVIGRGGTEVEVLRKELEKLTGRQISINIVEIKTPELDAQLVAENVAAQLQRRVAFRRAMKQAVGRAMKLGAKGIRISVAGRLAGAEIARTEWYSEGKVPLHTLRADIDYGFSEAKTTYGKIGVKVWIYRGEILPERAAREGGR, encoded by the coding sequence GTGGGTCAAAAGGTTGACCCGAGAGGGTTAAGGCTTGGGATTGTCCGCGATTGGGACGCCAAGTGGTATGCGGGCAAGAAAGACTTTTCCAACCTCCTCCTGGAAGACGTTAAGATCAGGGATTACATTAAAAGCAAGCTTTTGGCCGCGGGGATATCCCGGATTCATATCGAGCGTACGGCTAACCGGGTGCGTATCGCCATCCACACGGCGAAGCCGGGGGTGGTGATCGGCCGCGGCGGTACGGAAGTCGAGGTTCTGCGCAAAGAACTTGAGAAGCTGACCGGGAGGCAGATCAGCATAAACATCGTGGAGATCAAGACGCCCGAACTCGATGCCCAACTGGTGGCCGAGAACGTGGCCGCCCAACTCCAGCGGCGCGTCGCCTTTCGCCGGGCCATGAAGCAGGCGGTGGGACGGGCCATGAAGCTCGGGGCCAAGGGAATTAGAATCTCTGTTGCCGGCCGGTTGGCCGGGGCGGAAATCGCCCGTACCGAGTGGTACAGCGAGGGCAAGGTGCCCCTCCACACCCTGCGGGCGGACATTGACTACGGTTTTTCCGAGGCGAAAACCACCTACGGCAAGATCGGGGTCAAGGTCTGGATTTACCGGGGTGAGATTCTTCCGGAAAGGGCTGCGCGTGAAGGAGGCAGGTAA
- the rpsJ gene encoding 30S ribosomal protein S10: MQRQKIRIRLKAFDHHMLDQSAQKIVETVRRTGADVAGPVPLPTEKEIYTILRSPHKDKDSREQFEIRTHKRLIDILEPTPKTVDALMRLDLPAGVDIEIKL, encoded by the coding sequence ATGCAAAGGCAGAAGATCCGGATCCGGCTGAAGGCTTTCGACCATCACATGCTGGATCAGTCGGCCCAGAAAATAGTGGAAACGGTCCGGAGAACGGGCGCTGATGTGGCGGGCCCCGTCCCGCTGCCGACGGAAAAAGAGATCTACACAATTCTCCGTTCTCCGCACAAGGACAAAGACTCGCGGGAGCAGTTTGAAATCCGAACCCACAAACGGTTGATCGATATTCTCGAACCGACGCCCAAAACAGTGGACGCCTTAATGCGTCTGGATTTGCCGGCTGGTGTGGACATTGAGATCAAGCTTTAG
- the rpsH gene encoding 30S ribosomal protein S8, with translation MLTDPIADYLTRIRNANTAFHETTEVPASGIKKALTEILKEEGFIRGFEVVDDGKQGKIRIYLKYGKNKERVITGLKRISKPGLRVYAGKEEVPRVLGGLGIAILSTSKGIMTDKEARKEGIGGEVICYIW, from the coding sequence ATGTTAACGGATCCGATTGCGGATTACCTTACGCGTATCCGGAACGCCAATACTGCCTTTCACGAGACCACCGAGGTTCCGGCTTCGGGGATCAAGAAAGCGCTCACTGAGATCCTCAAGGAAGAAGGCTTCATCAGGGGTTTCGAAGTGGTGGACGACGGTAAGCAGGGTAAGATCCGAATTTACCTGAAATACGGTAAGAACAAGGAACGGGTGATCACCGGCTTGAAGCGCATTTCCAAGCCGGGTCTGCGGGTGTACGCGGGCAAAGAAGAAGTTCCCCGGGTGCTCGGTGGGCTGGGCATTGCCATCCTGTCCACCTCCAAGGGGATCATGACCGACAAAGAGGCCCGGAAAGAGGGTATCGGCGGAGAGGTAATCTGCTACATCTGGTAG
- a CDS encoding type Z 30S ribosomal protein S14, producing MAKKSLIEKANRPPAFRVRQYNRCKLCGRPRAYMRKFGVCRICFRSLCYRGQIPGVRKASW from the coding sequence ATGGCAAAAAAATCCTTAATCGAGAAAGCCAACCGGCCGCCGGCGTTTCGGGTGCGGCAGTACAACCGGTGCAAGCTCTGTGGTCGGCCACGGGCGTACATGCGCAAGTTCGGTGTGTGCCGCATCTGTTTCCGAAGCTTGTGTTACCGGGGACAGATCCCCGGAGTCCGCAAGGCAAGCTGGTAA
- the rplO gene encoding 50S ribosomal protein L15: MKLSELKPPAGARKKPTRKGQGIATGQGKTAGRGHKGQKARSGGGVRRGFEGGQMPLTRRMPKRGFTNIFKKFFAVVNLEDLNRFEEGTVVTPEVLLENRMVRKGVDGIKILGTGELKKPLTVRAHAFSGAAREKIAAAGGKAEVI, translated from the coding sequence TTGAAACTCAGCGAACTGAAACCGCCGGCCGGGGCCCGGAAGAAACCGACTCGCAAGGGGCAGGGTATCGCCACGGGTCAGGGCAAGACGGCGGGCCGTGGTCATAAAGGTCAGAAGGCCCGGTCGGGCGGTGGTGTCCGCCGGGGTTTTGAAGGGGGCCAGATGCCCCTGACCCGCCGGATGCCGAAGCGGGGCTTCACGAACATCTTTAAGAAGTTTTTCGCCGTGGTGAACCTGGAAGATTTGAACCGGTTTGAAGAAGGAACCGTAGTCACACCCGAAGTATTGCTGGAAAACCGGATGGTTCGCAAAGGGGTGGACGGAATCAAAATTCTGGGGACCGGCGAGCTCAAAAAACCGTTGACCGTGCGGGCGCACGCCTTTTCAGGGGCGGCCCGGGAGAAAATCGCTGCCGCCGGGGGAAAGGCCGAGGTGATTTAA
- the map gene encoding type I methionyl aminopeptidase, which yields MITSKSAREIGYMREAGRVVAGAFAELARYIEPGITTRELDAVAERFIRKQRAKPAFKGLYGFPATICASVNEEVVHGIPGLRKLKNGDIISIDIGAEINGYFGDGAVTFPVGKPEAKVLELLRVTEEALYLGIAQARPGNRLTDISHAVQTHVEHHGFSVVRDYVGHGIGAKMHEDPQIPNYGPPGRGPRLEPGMTLALEPMVNMGLHEVMTLEDRWTVVTKDGQPSAHFEHTILITDGEPEILTRTW from the coding sequence ATGATTACCAGCAAATCCGCCCGCGAAATTGGTTACATGCGGGAAGCCGGGCGCGTGGTGGCCGGGGCGTTCGCCGAACTAGCCCGGTACATAGAACCCGGTATCACGACCCGGGAACTGGATGCGGTGGCGGAGAGATTCATTCGCAAGCAGAGAGCGAAACCCGCCTTTAAAGGTCTATACGGTTTCCCGGCGACCATCTGCGCGTCGGTCAACGAAGAGGTGGTGCACGGGATTCCCGGTTTAAGGAAACTAAAGAATGGAGATATTATCAGTATTGACATCGGGGCGGAAATTAATGGATATTTTGGGGACGGTGCGGTGACTTTCCCGGTCGGTAAACCGGAGGCAAAGGTTCTGGAACTGCTGCGGGTGACCGAAGAGGCTCTTTATCTAGGTATTGCCCAGGCCAGGCCCGGAAACCGGTTGACCGATATCTCCCATGCGGTGCAGACCCACGTAGAGCACCACGGATTTTCGGTGGTCCGCGATTACGTCGGACACGGCATCGGAGCCAAGATGCACGAGGACCCGCAGATTCCAAACTACGGTCCTCCGGGAAGGGGCCCCCGGCTGGAGCCGGGTATGACGCTGGCCCTGGAACCCATGGTGAACATGGGCCTCCATGAGGTGATGACGCTGGAGGACCGGTGGACGGTGGTGACCAAAGACGGTCAGCCATCCGCCCACTTTGAACACACCATCCTGATCACCGACGGGGAGCCGGAAATCCTCACCCGGACCTGGTAA
- the rplB gene encoding 50S ribosomal protein L2: MATKKFKPTSPGRRFVTVSDFREVTVTEPEKSLVEPLRKKAGRNFQGRVTVRHRGGGHKRLYRVIDFKRNKDGVPGKVATIEYDPNRSANIALVNYADGEKRYIVAPAGLKVGQEIMSGPQADIKVGNALPLRNIPPGVLIHNIELYPGHGARVVRSAGGSAQLMAKEGDYAHVRLPSGEVRLFPLDCRATIGQVGNVEHENIVIGKAGRARWLGIRPTVRGVVMNPVDHPHGGGEGRSPIGRPPVTPWGKPALGTRTRNKKKASSKLIVKRRTK; this comes from the coding sequence ATGGCGACCAAAAAGTTTAAACCGACTTCCCCCGGACGCCGTTTCGTAACCGTTTCCGATTTTCGTGAAGTCACGGTAACGGAACCGGAGAAATCCCTGGTGGAGCCGCTGCGGAAAAAGGCCGGCCGGAACTTCCAGGGCCGGGTCACGGTGCGGCACCGGGGAGGCGGGCACAAGCGGCTGTACCGGGTGATTGACTTCAAGCGGAATAAGGACGGCGTACCGGGCAAGGTGGCAACCATCGAATACGATCCGAACCGCTCGGCGAACATCGCGCTGGTGAACTACGCCGACGGTGAGAAGAGGTACATCGTCGCCCCGGCGGGCTTAAAGGTCGGGCAGGAAATAATGTCCGGTCCCCAGGCCGATATCAAGGTCGGCAACGCGCTGCCCCTGCGCAACATCCCGCCGGGGGTGCTCATTCACAACATCGAGCTTTATCCCGGGCACGGGGCCCGGGTGGTCCGGTCCGCCGGGGGCTCGGCCCAACTGATGGCCAAGGAGGGCGACTACGCCCATGTCCGTCTGCCTTCGGGCGAGGTACGGCTCTTCCCCCTGGACTGCCGGGCGACCATCGGCCAAGTGGGCAACGTCGAGCACGAGAACATCGTTATCGGCAAGGCCGGGCGGGCGCGCTGGCTGGGCATCCGTCCGACCGTACGGGGCGTCGTAATGAACCCGGTCGATCATCCCCACGGCGGCGGCGAGGGCCGCTCACCGATCGGACGCCCCCCGGTTACCCCCTGGGGTAAACCGGCGCTGGGTACCAGAACCCGGAACAAGAAAAAGGCCAGCAGCAAGCTGATTGTCAAGCGGCGCACTAAGTAA
- the rplD gene encoding 50S ribosomal protein L4 — MPTAAVFNIEGQQVGEIELSEAVFGQPVNDAVLHEVVVMQLANRRQGTHDTKTRSEVRGGGRKPWRQKGTGRARHGTIRSPIWRGGGIVFGPHPRDYSYRVPKKVKRLALKSALATKVDAGRILVLDALELPGPKTKEMARILANLKAGEGALVVTAERNVNVEKSARNLPGVKSLEARQLNVYDLLNHPHLIITRDAVARVEEVLA; from the coding sequence ATGCCCACAGCAGCAGTTTTCAATATCGAAGGTCAACAGGTGGGCGAAATTGAACTGAGTGAGGCCGTGTTCGGTCAGCCGGTCAACGACGCCGTACTGCACGAAGTGGTCGTGATGCAGTTGGCCAACCGGCGGCAGGGCACTCACGACACCAAGACCCGGTCCGAGGTCCGGGGAGGCGGGAGGAAACCCTGGCGCCAGAAAGGCACCGGGCGGGCCCGTCACGGGACCATCCGTTCGCCGATCTGGCGCGGGGGCGGCATCGTTTTCGGTCCTCATCCCCGGGATTATTCCTACCGGGTGCCCAAGAAGGTCAAGCGGCTGGCTTTGAAGTCGGCGCTGGCGACCAAGGTCGACGCGGGCCGGATATTGGTTCTGGACGCCCTGGAACTCCCGGGGCCGAAGACCAAAGAGATGGCGCGCATTCTGGCCAACCTGAAGGCCGGAGAGGGCGCGCTGGTGGTGACTGCCGAAAGGAACGTCAACGTCGAAAAGTCGGCCCGGAACCTTCCCGGGGTGAAATCCCTGGAGGCCAGGCAGCTCAACGTGTACGACCTGTTGAACCATCCCCACCTGATCATAACCAGGGACGCGGTGGCCCGGGTGGAGGAGGTGCTGGCGTAA
- the rplE gene encoding 50S ribosomal protein L5 encodes MSGLKQKYIEEVIPAMMDKFKYRNVMEVPRLEKVVINIGMGEAVQNAKAIDAAMQDLRTITGQQPVVTRAKKSVAAFKIREGMRIGLKVTLRGSRMYDFVDRLINVALPRVRDFRGVSPKAFDGRGNYTLGLKEQLIFPEIDYDKIDKVRGMDITFVTSAKSDEEAREFLRLIGMPLKPH; translated from the coding sequence GTGTCGGGACTGAAACAAAAGTACATTGAGGAAGTCATTCCGGCGATGATGGATAAGTTTAAGTACCGCAACGTGATGGAAGTCCCCCGGTTGGAGAAGGTCGTAATCAACATCGGCATGGGGGAGGCCGTCCAGAACGCCAAGGCCATCGATGCCGCGATGCAGGACCTGCGGACCATTACGGGCCAGCAGCCGGTGGTGACCAGGGCCAAGAAATCGGTGGCGGCCTTCAAAATCCGGGAAGGGATGCGAATTGGACTCAAGGTGACGCTGCGGGGGAGCCGGATGTATGATTTTGTGGACCGCCTGATCAACGTGGCGCTGCCCCGGGTCCGGGACTTCCGTGGAGTTTCCCCCAAGGCTTTCGACGGTCGGGGGAACTACACGCTGGGCTTGAAAGAGCAGTTGATATTCCCGGAGATCGACTATGATAAAATCGACAAGGTGCGGGGAATGGACATCACTTTCGTGACCAGCGCCAAGAGCGACGAAGAGGCCCGGGAATTCTTAAGACTGATCGGGATGCCGTTGAAACCTCATTAA
- the rplW gene encoding 50S ribosomal protein L23 codes for MKFAHDILRKPLISEKSMSLTEGNKYTFIVDPRANKTEIKKAVEEIFKVKVLKVNTIRVKGKQVRRRNILGRKPETKKAVVTLRPGDKIEIFEGV; via the coding sequence ATGAAGTTTGCCCACGATATTTTACGCAAGCCGCTGATCTCGGAGAAGTCGATGTCACTGACCGAAGGGAACAAGTACACCTTCATCGTTGATCCCCGGGCGAACAAGACCGAGATCAAGAAAGCGGTGGAGGAAATCTTCAAGGTCAAAGTGCTCAAGGTCAACACCATCCGGGTGAAAGGCAAGCAGGTGCGCCGGCGGAACATCCTCGGCCGGAAGCCGGAGACGAAAAAAGCTGTGGTGACCTTGCGTCCGGGTGACAAGATCGAGATCTTTGAAGGCGTCTAG
- the rplF gene encoding 50S ribosomal protein L6, translated as MSRIGRMPIKIPPDVKITIEGNTVRVEGPKGRLEREIPANTKLVVENGRAVIEKAGEEKPGTAMLGLTRTLVANMVDGVTKGFQRNLELTGVGYRASLQGRKLVMTLGYSHPVEYEPPADIEIEVPAVTRIIIRGADKEKVGRVAAKIRSFRSPEPYKGKGVRYEGEKIRLKAGKAGLKKR; from the coding sequence ATGTCACGGATCGGAAGAATGCCGATTAAAATACCGCCGGACGTGAAGATCACGATCGAAGGCAACACCGTGCGGGTCGAGGGCCCGAAGGGCCGGCTCGAGCGGGAAATACCGGCCAACACGAAACTGGTGGTCGAAAACGGCCGGGCGGTGATCGAGAAGGCGGGCGAGGAAAAGCCCGGCACAGCGATGTTGGGTTTGACCCGCACCCTGGTGGCGAACATGGTCGACGGGGTGACCAAGGGTTTTCAGCGGAACCTGGAACTGACCGGAGTCGGCTACCGTGCTTCGCTTCAGGGCCGGAAGCTGGTTATGACGCTGGGATATTCGCACCCCGTGGAATATGAACCACCCGCCGACATTGAGATCGAAGTGCCGGCGGTTACCCGGATCATCATCCGGGGTGCCGACAAGGAAAAGGTGGGCCGTGTGGCGGCCAAGATCAGGTCTTTCCGGAGCCCCGAGCCCTACAAAGGCAAAGGTGTGCGGTACGAAGGCGAGAAGATTCGCCTGAAGGCCGGTAAGGCCGGACTGAAGAAGCGATAG
- the rplC gene encoding 50S ribosomal protein L3 — protein sequence MAKGILGRKLGMSRFFTAEGVAVPVTLIEAGPCTVVQKKTPDTDGYSAVQLGFMEQPAKRVNRPLKGHFGRAGVKPSRFLRELRVADAADYEVGQVLKADLFDVGEIVDVVGTSKGKGFAGGIKRHGFHRGPMGHGSKYHRRPGALAAKGPARVFKGRKLPGRLGGVRVTVQNLEIVKVDPERNLLAVRGAVPGIRGSLVVVKSAVKGNE from the coding sequence ATGGCTAAGGGAATCCTTGGGCGCAAGCTGGGAATGAGCCGGTTCTTCACGGCGGAAGGGGTGGCCGTACCGGTGACGCTGATCGAGGCCGGGCCGTGCACCGTGGTCCAGAAAAAGACCCCGGACACCGACGGGTACAGCGCCGTGCAGCTGGGTTTTATGGAACAACCGGCGAAAAGAGTAAACCGGCCGCTGAAAGGGCACTTCGGCCGGGCCGGGGTGAAGCCGAGCCGGTTCTTGCGCGAGCTCCGCGTGGCAGATGCTGCTGACTACGAGGTCGGACAGGTACTGAAAGCGGACCTTTTTGACGTCGGAGAAATCGTGGATGTGGTGGGCACCTCCAAGGGCAAAGGTTTTGCCGGGGGAATCAAGCGCCACGGTTTTCACCGGGGACCGATGGGTCACGGCTCCAAGTACCACCGCCGGCCGGGTGCGCTGGCGGCGAAGGGTCCGGCCCGCGTGTTCAAGGGCCGGAAACTCCCGGGGCGCCTGGGCGGCGTGCGGGTGACCGTTCAGAACCTGGAGATAGTGAAGGTGGACCCCGAGAGGAATCTGCTGGCCGTGCGGGGCGCGGTCCCGGGAATCCGGGGCAGCCTGGTGGTGGTCAAAAGCGCGGTCAAAGGCAACGAATAG
- the rpmC gene encoding 50S ribosomal protein L29 — MKVKELREMTDVELRKKLADTKDELFRLRFQSATGQLDNPMKIQEVRRRIARVKTVLRERELGIKHA; from the coding sequence GTGAAGGTTAAGGAGCTCAGGGAAATGACGGATGTGGAGTTGCGCAAGAAGCTGGCCGATACCAAAGACGAACTGTTCCGCCTGAGATTTCAGAGTGCCACCGGGCAGCTCGACAATCCCATGAAAATACAAGAGGTCCGGAGACGCATCGCCCGGGTGAAGACGGTGCTGCGGGAAAGGGAGCTGGGCATCAAGCACGCGTAA
- the rpmD gene encoding 50S ribosomal protein L30, giving the protein MAEKKKSKLKITLVKSLIGRPETQRRTVRALGLTRMHQTVEQNDVPQIRGMVNRIRHLVKVEEA; this is encoded by the coding sequence GTGGCCGAGAAGAAGAAATCAAAGCTCAAAATCACACTGGTGAAAAGCCTGATCGGCCGGCCCGAAACCCAGCGCCGGACCGTCCGGGCCCTGGGACTCACCCGGATGCACCAGACGGTGGAGCAAAACGATGTGCCCCAGATCCGAGGCATGGTCAATAGAATCAGACATCTAGTCAAGGTTGAGGAAGCGTAA
- the rplV gene encoding 50S ribosomal protein L22, with product MEAKAVARYIRLSPAKAREVVGLVRGKSVDEALAILRFTPQRAAGAVAKVIKSAAANAEHNNDMDRTRLVVAKVYVDQGPSLKRFRPRAYGRANVIKHRTSHITVIVSDGKEG from the coding sequence GTGGAAGCGAAAGCAGTAGCCAGATACATTCGTCTCTCCCCCGCCAAGGCGCGTGAAGTTGTCGGCCTGGTGCGGGGCAAAAGCGTGGACGAGGCGCTGGCCATCCTGCGGTTTACCCCGCAGCGGGCGGCCGGGGCGGTGGCCAAGGTGATCAAATCGGCGGCGGCCAACGCCGAGCACAACAACGATATGGACCGGACCCGGCTGGTCGTCGCCAAGGTTTACGTGGACCAGGGGCCTTCCCTGAAAAGGTTCCGGCCGCGTGCGTACGGCCGGGCGAACGTGATCAAGCACCGGACCAGCCACATCACCGTAATAGTCAGTGACGGAAAGGAGGGATAA
- the rplR gene encoding 50S ribosomal protein L18: MLNKTSRKEQRERRRIRVRKKITGTRECPRLNVFRSARHIYAQLVDDERGVTLCAASTLLPELKERLGDGGGKIGVARAVGEMIAEKAKSLGIERVVFDRAGYLYHGRVKALAEGARAKGLEF, translated from the coding sequence TTGCTGAACAAAACCAGTCGTAAGGAGCAGCGCGAACGGAGAAGAATCAGAGTGCGCAAGAAAATCACCGGCACTCGGGAGTGCCCCAGACTCAATGTCTTCCGCAGTGCGAGGCATATCTACGCGCAACTCGTGGACGACGAACGCGGGGTGACCCTCTGTGCGGCCTCTACTCTTCTTCCGGAGCTGAAGGAAAGGCTGGGTGACGGGGGGGGCAAAATCGGGGTGGCCCGTGCTGTGGGCGAAATGATCGCTGAAAAGGCGAAGTCCCTGGGGATCGAAAGGGTGGTTTTCGACCGCGCCGGTTACCTATACCACGGCCGAGTAAAGGCCCTGGCCGAAGGGGCCCGGGCAAAAGGTCTTGAATTTTAA
- the rplP gene encoding 50S ribosomal protein L16: protein MLTPKRVKWRRQHRPDRAGKAKGGTKIQFGDLALQSLDVAWISSRQIEAARIAMTRHVKRGGKVWIRIFPDRPITAKPAETRMGSGKGSPEYWVAVVKPGRIMFEIAGVPEETAREALRLASHKLPCRTKIVKRQEVGEAGEG, encoded by the coding sequence ATGTTGACGCCCAAGAGGGTTAAATGGAGAAGACAACACCGGCCCGATCGAGCCGGAAAGGCCAAGGGCGGCACCAAAATACAGTTCGGCGACCTGGCCTTGCAGTCACTCGATGTCGCCTGGATATCGAGCCGGCAGATCGAGGCGGCCCGTATTGCGATGACCCGTCACGTAAAGCGCGGCGGCAAAGTCTGGATCCGCATCTTCCCGGACCGGCCGATCACGGCCAAACCGGCGGAAACCCGCATGGGCTCCGGCAAGGGCTCGCCGGAATACTGGGTTGCCGTGGTGAAGCCGGGACGGATCATGTTTGAAATCGCCGGAGTGCCGGAGGAAACGGCGCGCGAGGCTTTGCGTCTTGCTTCTCATAAACTGCCCTGCAGAACGAAAATTGTGAAACGCCAGGAAGTGGGTGAGGCCGGTGAAGGTTAA